The nucleotide sequence ATCCTTGGGCTGGCGGATATTATCCGGTAGATCAATCGTTCGAAGAATCGAATAAAATGATGGCAGAACAACCTGAATTATTCAAAGAAAAAGTTCAGGAAACTTTACGTCGTCACGCTGCGGCAATTAACAAACACACAGCAAAAGGCACATATTTCTTCGATTACGGAAATGCCTTTTTATTAGAAGCTTCGCGCGCGGGGGCCGATGTTATGAATTCAAATCCTACATTAGGACGTGAATTTAAATATCCTTCGTACGTGCAAGATATTATGGGACCAATGTGTTTTGATTACGGTTTTGGACCTTTCCGTTGGGTTTGTGCGAGCAATAATGCGGAAGATTTACAAAAAACTGATAATATTGCTTGTGAAATTTTAGAGGAAATGATCAAAACATCGCCTGTTGAAATTCAACAGCAAATGAAAGATAACATTCAGTGGATTCGTGGAGCACAAGAAAATAAATTGGTCGTAGGCTCTCAGGCTCGAATTTTATATGCCGATGCCGAAGGTAGAACCAATATTGCAAAAGCTTTTAACGATGCTATTGCAGCAGGAAAAATAGGTCCGGTTGTTTTAGGTCGCGATCATCACGATGTTTCGGGAACAGATTCTCCTTATCGTGAAACATCAAATATTTACGATGGTTCCCGATTTACAGCCGATATGGCAATTCAAAACGTTATTGGCGACAGTTTCCGCGGTGCTACGTGGGTTTCAATTCACAATGGCGGCGGCGTTGGTTGGGGCGAAGTAATTAATGGTGGTTTTGGTATGCTTCTTGATGGTACTAAAGAAGCAGAACAACGATTAAAATCGATGCTTTTCTGGGATGTAAACAACGGAATATCTCGCAGAAGCTGGGCAAGAAACGAAGGTGCTGTGTTCGCAATTAAACGTGCAATGGAAGCGGAGCCTTTATTAAAAGTGACGTTACCAAATTTAGTTGACGACAATTTATTAAACTAAAATATTATGAAGCTATTTAAACTAATACCTTTATTATTGCTATTTGTTGTGGCATCGTGCAGTTCGGTGCACGTTGCTACTGATTACGACAATACGGTAAATTTCAGTCAGTTTAAAACGTATGCTTTTATGAAAGACGGTGTTGATAAAATCAATATTTCCGATTTGGATAAAAAGCGCATTTTAAAAGCAATTGATGAAGAACTAACTGCTAAAGGATACACTAAAAGCGAAAATCCTGATTTGCTGATTAACTTGTTTACCGATGCCAAACAAATTGTAAATGTAAACACCTTTTATGGGGGTTGGGGGTATGGTATGTACCGTCCGTGGGGATGGAATCCGTGGATGATGGGACCTGGTTATCAATCGGTATCCACATCAACTCAGGGAATTTTGTATATAGATGTGTTAAAAGCTAACAACAAAGAGTTAATCTGGCAAGGAAAGGGGACAGGCTATCTTACCCAAAATCAAAAGAAAAAAGACGAGCGTATTAAAGAATTTGTTGCAAAAGTTTTAGAGACGTTTCCTAAATAATAAAAGCAAAGTTTTAAAACTTTGCTTTTATTTTATCTACAATTATTTGTGCCAATTTTTCTTTGCTTTCAAGTGTCCATCCGGCTATGTGCGGAGATAACAGAACGTTATCAGCAGTTATTAGGTATTTAAAAGCTTTGGGCAATTCATTGTCTGAAAACATATTTTCAAATGATGATTTCTCGTATTCTAATACATCCAATCCTGCACCTTTTATTTTTCCGGATTTTAAAGCTTCAACCAAATCATTGGTATTGACTGATTTTCCTCGGGCAGTATTGATAAACCAAAACGGTTTTTCAAATCCATTGATCAGTTGTTTGTTGATTAAGTGATAGGTTTCTGGAGTTTGAGGCGTATGTAAACTTAAAATATCGGTTTGTTTTTGTAATTCCTGTAACGAAACCTGTACAGCATTTTCATTGCCAACATTCGGCTTAATGTCGTAACAAATAACGTTGCAGTCAAAACCTTTTAATCGTTGTGCAAAAGCTTTTCCCATTGTTCCGTAACCAATAATGCCAACGGTTTTTCCTTCAATTTCAATACCTCGGTTTTCTTCGCGTTTCCAAACGCCTTGCCTTACTTCTCGATCAACGTAAGATAGTTTATTCATCAAATTTAAAAGCATTCCCAAAGCGTGTTCGGCAACAGCGGTACGATTGCCTTCGGGAGCAGCAATGAGTTGAATTCCTTTAGTTTCGGCGTACTCACAATCAATATTTTCCAATCCGGCACCCACGCGACCAATGAATTTTAAGTTAGTAGCTGCATCCAGAAATGATCGGTCGATTTTAAAACGGCTACGTATAATAATACCGTCGTATAAGGCAATTTTTTGCTCGATTTCTTCTTTAGATGATGTATAATCTTCGTCGTTTTTAAAACCAATTTGTTGCAATTGATTGATTAATAACGGGTGATTGGTATCAAGGTGTAATATGTTCATTTATCTACGATTTTTTTAACAGCAAACTAAGCTATAATTTGGCTGTAATGTATGTTTACCAACTTCCGCCGGCACCACCGCCAGAGAAACCTCCACCGCCGAAGCCGCCGCCAAATCCTCCACCGAAGCCACCGCCTCCTGAAGAACCGCCAAAGCCACCACTTCCGCCGCCGCCACGACCTAAACTACTTAGAATAATAATATCCATTAAATCGGGACCGCCACGTCTGCCGCCATTGTTACCTCCTTTTCCTCCACCCATTTTACTTGCTATTACAAGTACGATGATTACAATTAATACAATAAAAAAGCCTGGAATACCGCCACCGCTTTCTCTATTTTCTTGACGGGTTCCTTTATAAGTTCCCGAAAAAAGATCCATTAATTTGGTGGTGCCAATATCTAATCCGGCATAATAATCACCTTTTTTAAATTCGGGAATGATAAAATTTCGAATGATTTCTCCGTTAATTCCGGCTGTTAACAAATGCTCTAATCCGTAACCTGGGGCAATCCATAACTTTTTTTCCTTTTCTGCCAACAAAATAAAAACACCATTGTCTTTATCAGCCTGACCAATTCCCCATTTGTGTGCCCATTTCGGAGCTAATTCGCCTTCGTATTCTCCTTGTAAACTGGGAATAATGGCAACTACAATTTGGGTTGATGTAGTATCGGCATAACTGATGAGTTTTTGTTCTAACTGCTGTTTTTCGGTTGCTGATAATAAATTTGCGTAGTCAAAAACGCTGGTTTGTTCGCTTGCCTTTGATGGTTTTTCCGGAATGTTGAACTGTGCCAGAACCAGCAACGGAAAAAGCAATAAAAATAGAGTGGTTATTTTTTTGAATGGATTCATTAACCTCTTGAAATTTCGTTTGGTAATTCGTTTACATCGTCTTTGCCGTTGTACGGAAAGAAATGTTTTAATTGTTTGCCGCTTTGTAGAATGCCTGCAATAATACCTTGTTTAAAGTTATTTGCCTTAAAATGATCAATAACTGTTTTTTTGGTGTTTTCCCAGAAATCGTAAGGTACAACAGCGTCAATTCCGTCATCGCCAATAATCGCAAAATGTCGGTCTTTGACGCCTATATAAAACAAAACGCCGTTGCGGGCGCTTGTTTTGTGCATTTGTAACATTTTAAAAACTTCCTGGGCACGTTCTAATACAGGTAAATCAGAATGTTCTTCTATATGTACGCGTATCTCGCCCGATGTTTCTTTTTCGGCTTTTACAATAGCTGCTACAATTTCCTGCTCTTCGCTGCTGCTTAAAAAATCTTCTGTTATCGACATTTTATTTGAAATCAAAATTAACTTCCGGAGCATTTTCAGCCCCTTCTTTAGATTTGAAATATGGTTTTTCAGCAAAGCCAAATAATTTTGCAGTTATAACTGTTGGGAATGTTCTTACTTTGTTGTTGTAAGGTGTAACCACTTCATTAAAACGTGTACGTGCTGTTAAAATTTGATTTTCTGTAGAAACTAAATCGTCTTGTAACTTCAAGAAGTTTTGGTTTGTTTTTAATTCAGGATAGCGTTCAACAGTAACTAATAATCTGCTTAATGCGCTTGAAACACCGCTTTGTGCCTGTTGAAATTCTGCTAGTTTTTCAGGTGTAATGTTTGATGGATCAATAGTGGTTTGGGTAGCTTTTGCTCTCGCTGCCATTACTGCTTCTAATGTAGATTTCTCAAATTCTGCTGCACCTTGAACTGTTTTTACTAAGTTAGGAATTAACTCAGCTCTTCTTTGATAAGCTGTTTCAACATCTCCCCAAGTTCTTTTTACATCTTCTTCGCTTCGCACCAATCCGTTATATGGTGAAACAAATAAGATTAATAAGCCAATGATTACTGCTCCAATAATAAGCCACTTTTTCATAAATTTTTTAAATTTAAAGTTCGTTTTTAATATTTAATAATTGTTTTTTAATAAGCTCTAATTTTTCGATAATTTCAATTGTATTCAGCGGATTTTTCTTGTTGTTCTTTAAAAAATCTTTTGCACCGTCTAAAGTAAATCCCTTTTCTTTAACCAAATGATAAATAGTTTTAAGGTTTTTTAAATCTTCGGGCGTAAACATTCTGTTGCCTTTTGCGTTTTTTTTAGGCTTCAAAATATCAAATTCCTTTTCCCAAAAACGTATCAACGAAGCATTTACGTCAAACGCCTTGGCAATTTCACCTATGCTGTAATATCTTTTTTCGGGTAAGTCAATCTGCATTATCTTCAAATTTTGCTTATGCTAATATACAATTTTTCTAATAAGTTTACGCATTGGTAAAAAGTTCTTGCCAACAACAAAAAAATCTTTTAAAAAACACTATTTTTGCAACTTATATACACTTTTTTAAAGTGTTAGTTTTGAACGATTCATAATTTACTATATCGAATGAAATCACAAGATATCAGAAAAAAATTTCTTGATTTTTTTGAAAGCAAAGGACATTTAATTGTTCCGTCGGCACCAATTGTTTTAAAAGACGATCCAACCCTTATGTTTAACAACTCGGGAATGGCGCAGTTTAAAGAATATTTTTTAGGAAACGCCACACCAAAAAGCAACCGTATTGCCGATACGCAGAAATGTTTGCGTGTTTCGGGCAAGCACAACGATTTGGAAGATGTAGGTTTTGATACCTATCACCATACCATGTTCGAAATGTTGGGTAACTGGTCTTTTGGCGATTATTTTAAGAAAGAAGCAATTGCTTGGGCGTGGGAATTTTTAACCGAAGAATTAAAGATTGATAAAGACCGTTTGTATGTGTCGGTTTTTGAAGGAAACGATGCAGAAAATGTTCCATTTGATCAGGAAGCTTGGGATTTATGGAAACAATATGTTGCTGAAGACCGAATTATTCTTGGAAATAAAAAAGATAATTTCTGGGAAATGGGCGATCAAGGACCATGCGGACCGTGTTCTGAAATTCATGTGGATTTACGTCCGGATACTGAAAGAAATGAAGTTTCTGGTCGATCTTTGGTAAATGCAGATCATCCGCAAGTGGTTGAAATCTGGAATAACGTATTTATGGAATTTAACCGTAAAGCCGATGGATCTCTTGAAAAACTACCTGCAAAACACGTTGATACCGGAATGGGATTTGAACGTTTGTGTATGGCTATGCAAAATGTTACATCAAACTACGATACCGATGTTTTTACGCCGCTTATTGCAAAGGTGGAAGAAATTACTGGTGCTAAATATTTACCAAACACTGTCACTCCGAGCGAAGTCGAGGAGAAAACCAACATTGCCATTCGTGTAATTGTAGATCACGTACGTGCGGTGGCTTTCGCTATTGCCGATGGTCAGTTGCCGTCAAATAACGGTGCAGGTTACGTAATCCGCCGTATTTTGCGTAGAGCAATTCGTTACGGATTTACATTTTTGGGAACAAAAGAACCGTTTATATATCAGTTGGTTGATGTATTGTCATCTCAAATGGGACAATTCTTTCCGGAAATCGTATCGCAAAAAGATTTGGTTAAAAATGTAATTAAAGAAGAAGAAGCATCTTTCTTAAGAACCTTAGATCAAGGATTACATTTGTTGGATTCTGTAATCGAAAAAACAGCAGGTAAAACGGTTGAAGGAGCAAAAGCATTTGAATTGTATGATACTTTTGGATTCCCTATCGATTTAACAGCATTGATTTTACGTGAGAAAGGGTATGAGTTGGATGAAGCTGGTTTCGATGCTGCCATGAAAGCTCAAAAAGACCGTTCGCGTGCAGCGTCTGAAATTTCTAAAGACGACTGGAATGTGTTGATTGAAGGAAATGTGGAAACTTTTGAAGGATACGATAAAGTTGAAAATGAAGTGAAAATCACGCGTATTCGTAAAGTAGAATCTAAAAAAGATGGTACGTTGTATCAGATTGTTTTAGATCATACGCCATTTTATGCCGAAGGTGGTGGTCAGGTGGGCGATAAAGGTGTTTTGGTATCGGCAAATGAAACCATCGAAATCATCGATACTAAAAAAGAAAATAACTTAATTTTACATTTTACCAAACAGTTACCAGAGAATTTACAAGCGGTTTTCGTAGCAAAAGTAAATACCGATTTACGCGGAAAATCATCTAAAAACCACTCGGCAACGCATTTGTTACATCAAGCGTTACGAACCATTTTAGGAACGCACGTAGAGCAAAAAGGATCCTTGGTTGCACCGAATTATTTACGTTTCGATTTTTCGCATTTTGCAAAAGTTACCGATGAAGAATTACAGCAAATCGAAGCTTTTGTAAACGCACGTATTCAAGAACAATTGCCTTTGATCGAGCGTAGAGATATTCCGTTTAAACAGGCGATAGAAGAAGGTGTAATGGCGTTGTTTGGCGAAAAGTACGGCGATACTGTTCGTGCAATTAAATTTGGCAATTCTATGGAATTGTGTGGTGGTATTCACGTGCAAAACACTGCCGATATCTGGGCGTTTAAAATTGTTTCAGAAAGTGCCGTTGCAGCAGGTATCCGTCGTATTGAAGCGATAACAGGCGATGCTGTTCAGGATTTTTACAACAATCAGGAAGCTACTTTAAAAGAGATAAAAGAAGCATTGAAAAATCCGCAGGATACCATGAAAGCGGTTTATTCGTTACAAGACGAAAATGCGAAGCTGAAAAAACAAGTGGAACAATTATTGAAAGAAAAAGCAAAAAGTTTAAAAGGTGATTTGTTGGCAGAAGTTCAAGAAATAAACGGAGTAAAATTTTTAGCAAAACAGGTTGATTTAGATGCAAACGGAGCTAAAGATTTAGCCTACGAAATTGGCGGAACCGCAAACAATTTCTTTATTTTGTTTGGAACGGTTGCCGATGACAAACCAATGTTAACGGCTTATGTTTCAAAAGAAATTACAGAAACCAAAGGTTTAAACGCTGGGCAAATTGTTCGCGAATTAGGTAAATACATTCAAGGCGGCGGCGGCGGACAAGCGTTTTTTGCAACAGCCGGTGGTAAAAATCCTGGGGGTATTGCAGAAGCAGTTGCAAATGCTGTGAATTTTGTGAATTAATATGTCACTTCGAACGTAGTCGAGAAGTTTGTTATATATTGAATAAAAAGAGGAAAGTTAACTTTCCTCTTTTTATTTTTACATCAAATTCGTAACTTTCTTTTAAAACTACTAAAGTTTATAAATTTATTTTTACTTTATGAAAGTATTTTAGTAGCCCTTTTTTGGTACGTTTTCTATGGTATGTTTTTCACAAAATATTGCAAAAGATATTGTTTCTGAGAATAATAGTATAAGTGTTGAGAAGGTGTCATTGTATAAAACCATTCAAAAAAAAGTGATAGTCAGTTTATTAGAGAAAATTATAATTATCCGTAAGAGGCTTTTAGAGAAGGGATAAGCGGAACAATTTCTGCCGAATTTGTCGTTGAAAAAGACGGAACGGTAAAAAATGCTGTGGTTAAAAAGATTGTGTACAGCCCGTTATAAAGAAGCGGCACGCATCTAAAAACAATCCAGATGAATCCCCTGTAGGGATTATCGAGAAGTAATGCGTTCCGTTTTAAGATTCCAAGACGTTTAACGTTAAAAGAATAACGAAATCTATGTAAAAAAGTGTCCTCGGCGGGATTCGAACCCACATCATCAGAACCGGAATCTGACATTCTATCCTTTGAACTACGAAGACGTTTTAAGGTTATTAAGCTGTTAAAAGTTTTTTAACGATGGCTGAAATGGTTTTACCATCAGCTGATCCTGCTAATTTTGTATTTGCCAAGCCCATTACTTGTCCCATAGACTGCATTCCGGCAAAATTTCCTTCGGCTATAATGGTTTTAATTACGGCTTCTACTTCGGCTTCTGATAATTGTGCTGGTAAAAACTGCTCTATAACTTTTGCTTGAGCCAATTCTGGTGCTGCCAAGTCGTTTCTGCCTTGTTCTACAAAAATGGCAGCAGCATCTTTGCGTTGCTTTACCAGTTTTTGCAAAAGCTTAATTTCATCGGTTTCGGTTAATTCTGCACCATTGCCCGATGTTTGTGCCAACAAAATTTCCGATTTAATTGCCCGTAATGATTCCAATGCAATTTGATCTTTTGCTTTCATGGCTTCTTTTAAAGCGGTCGTTATATTAGTTTGTAAACTCATAGCTTAAATTTTAGAAGCACAAATATAAATAAAAAACCTCAAAAAGAAAGTGTCTTTTTGAGGTAAGGTAAATATAAATCTAAACTAAATTAGTCCACGTTGTCGTGTAAAAATGAATTGTTAGAACGCAGCTGTATGTCGTTGTTTCGGTCTGATGAAACGGATGTACGCGATACGTTGCTTGAATGGTCTTGAGTTAAATCAACACCCATTCGTTTATAAGCCGGTTCTTTTTCTAAATCATTGATCTGAGTTGTTGATGCGGCGTTGAATTTATGATTAAATTCTTTCATTTTGCGTTTGCGTTCTTCAGCTCGTTCACGCAAAATATCGTTGATTGATGTTTCCATCGGAGAACTTTCATCAATAATCAGGCGTTGCTGCGATACTTCGGGTTGTTCGGTGCGTACGGTAAACGACAATGCTTCGTCTTCTTTTACAGGCTCGGCAACTTCTTGTTTCGAATTTAACAACTGCTCTTCAACTTCCATATAATCATTTAAATCGTAACGAATGATTTCTTCTTTTGGTTCCGATACTGCCTGATTAACCGGTTTTTCGTTTGATTGGATCTCAAATGAAAATTCATTCTGTTGTTCAGAAAAGGCGTTTTCTTGTTGTTGCAAGTCAAATGAAAATTGTTCTGCCATAACGTTTTCGGTTTCCTTAACAACTTGTTTTGGCTTTACAATGACAAATTTTGGCTCGTTTACAACAATATTGCGGATATCGGTTGTTTTAACAGTATTTTGAGGTTCGCTATTTTGACGAATTGTTTCTACCTGATTATCAGGTGTTAAATTCACATTCTGAACACTTTCAGAAAGCTGAGTTTGAACTATTGTTTTTTTTTCAACTTCACTGCCTGGCTGTTTTACGGTATCGTCGTCTAAATTATAAACGATTTTTGGAACTGCCTGATGACCGGTATTGTTTTGCAAAGGCTGATCTGGTGTTGGTGCGTTTGTAAACAATGGTGCATTATTTCCTGTTAAATCAGTGGTTGCTTTTTGTTCTTCGCCTAAATGATGAATGATTTTGTTTTTGCTTTCATCATTTGCGTTTACAATTATTTTTTGTTGTTCCACATCGAAACCTGTAGCAATAATTGTTACCGAAATAGCATCGCCCAAAGCAGCATCTTCACCAACACCCATAATGATATTGGCATTGTGACCTGCTTCCATTTGAATATGGTCGTTGATTTCGCCAATTTCATCAATAGTGATTTCGTTTTCGCCCGAAACAATCAATAACAATACATTTTTGGCTCCGGTAATTTTGTTGTCGTTCAACAAAGGTGAGTCTAATGCACTGACAATAGCTTCTTTTGCACGGTTTTCGCCGCTTGCTTCTGCCGATCCCATAATGGCCGTACCCGAATTAGATAAAACGGTTTTGGCATCTTTTAAGTCGATATTTTGCGTGTAGTGATGCGTAATTACTTCTGCAATTCCGCGAGATGCGGTAGCTAAAACTTCATCGGCTTTAGAGAAACCTGCTTTAAAACCTAAGTTTCCGTAAACCTCGCGCAATTTGTTATTGTTAATCACAATTAACGAATCTACGTTTTTACGAAGGTTTTCAACTCCGCGTAAAGCTTGTTCCTGACGCACTTTTCCTTCAAACTGGAAAGGAATCGTAACAATACCCACAGTTAAAATATCACGGTCTTTGGCTAATTGGGCAATAACAGGTGCAGCACCAGTACCGGTACCACCGCCCATTCCGGCAGTAATAAAAACCATTTTGGTATTGGTATCTAAAAACTGTTCAATTTCCTCAATGCTTTCAAGGGCTGATTGTTGCCCCACTTCAGGATTTGCACCTGCACCTAATCCTTCGGTTAAAGTAACCCCTAACTGAATTTTTATTGGCACCGGACTGTTGTTTAATGCCTGAGAGTCTGTGTTACAAACCACAAAATCTACGCCTTTTATACCCTGATTATACATGTGATTAATGGCATTGCTACCACCACCACCAACTCCAATTACTTTAATTACATTCGATTTGTTTTTTGGCAAATCTGGAGAGAATGCTAAATTTTCAAAAACTTGATCCATATAGTTGAGGTGTTTTTCTTTTTACTCTGCTTTGTCAATAAAATCTTTAAACTTTTTTATAAATTTTCCAAGGAAACGGTTTTCTATATATGCCGATGTACCTTGTTCAACGTCTGTTTGCTCGTCTTGATTATGTTGGTTTTGTTCTGTTTTTTGTTGCGGTTTATCGGTAATGGTATTCATTGTAAGAGGAGTGCTCTTGTTTTCAACCGGTATGCCGATAGGTTCTGTTTTTGCCTGAATTTTTACAGAACCCGGATGTTCCTGAACGTATATGCGGCTGCGCGAATTGTTAATATCGCTTTCCATCATTAAGCCTACTGCTGTTGCAAATAACGGACGTGAAACCAATTTTGCTGATTCGCCCGAAATATGTTCGTTAGGATAACCAATACGCGTGTCAATTCCGGTAATGTATTCTACCAACTGCTTAATGTGTTTTAATTCTGATCCGCCGCCTGTTAATACAATTCCTGCAATTAATTTTTTGCGGGGATTATCGTATCCGTAGGCTTTAATTTCCGAAAAAACCATGTCGATGATTTCAACCACACGTGCGTGAATGATTTTAGACAGGTTTTTTAAAGATATTTCTTTTGCTTCCTGACCTCTTAATCCTGGGATAGAAACAATTTCGTTGTCTTTATTTTCTCCCGGCCAAGCCGATCCAAAGCGTATTTTTAATTGTTCTGCCTGTTTCTCGATGATCGAACAACCTTCTTTAATGTCTTCTGTAATCACATTTCCGCCAAAAGGAATCACGGCTGTGTGGCGAATAATTCCGTCTTTAAAAATGGCTAAATCTGTTGTACCTCCACCAATATCGATTAATGCTACACCGGCTTCTTTTTCTTCGTGGCTTAAAACCGAATCTGCTGATGCTAAGGGTTCTAATGTTAAGCCCGATAGTTCTAAACCAGAATCTTTTACACATCTGCCCGCATTTCTAATCGATGCCGATTGACCTACAACTACGTGAAAACTTGCTTCTAAACGGCGGCCATACATGCCAATTGGTTCTTTAATGCCGCCTTCTTCATCAACCTTAAATTCTTGTGGTAATACATGTATTATTTCTTCGCCCGGCAGCATATTCAGCTTTTGTACCTGAGCGATTAACTTGTCGATATCTAATTCAGAAATTACGGTGTCGGGTTTTTCGCGTGTAATGTATTCCTGGTGGTGAATACTGCGAATATGCTGCCCGGCAATTCCTAAAACCACATCGTTAATTTTACACCCGGCTTCTGCCGATGCTTGTGCCACTGCGTATTGAATAGATTGTATGGTTTGCGTTATATTGTTAACAACACCGCGTTTTACGCCCAAACTTTTTGCGTTACCAATACCAAGAATTTCAAGTTTTCCGTACTCGTTCCTTTTACCTACCATTGCAACAATTTTTGTTGTTCCAATGTCTAATCCTACAGCAATGTTTTCTTTATTCATATCTTTTTATTTCGTGCAAACTACTTGCTCTGTAAATCTCAAATTAACATTTTTGTAATATCCAATAAGGGTATCTTTTTTTGAATAATGTACAAAAGCTTTGTAATTGTCAAACTTTTTTTCTATTTCTTTCAAATGACCAAATTCAATGGAATAATCGTGGGCTCTTACTGAAAAGACCAACGATTGGTCACTGTTTATTTTAATACTTGTTATCGAGGTTTTTAAAAACGCATCGTTGTTAATGATGTTCAATAATTCAGAAAAAAGTTCTTTGTTACGTGGTTTTAATTCACCATAAACAATGGGTACATGGGCACTAAACTGTTTTG is from Flavobacterium dauae and encodes:
- a CDS encoding DUF4136 domain-containing protein; protein product: MKLFKLIPLLLLFVVASCSSVHVATDYDNTVNFSQFKTYAFMKDGVDKINISDLDKKRILKAIDEELTAKGYTKSENPDLLINLFTDAKQIVNVNTFYGGWGYGMYRPWGWNPWMMGPGYQSVSTSTQGILYIDVLKANNKELIWQGKGTGYLTQNQKKKDERIKEFVAKVLETFPK
- a CDS encoding 2-hydroxyacid dehydrogenase — translated: MNILHLDTNHPLLINQLQQIGFKNDEDYTSSKEEIEQKIALYDGIIIRSRFKIDRSFLDAATNLKFIGRVGAGLENIDCEYAETKGIQLIAAPEGNRTAVAEHALGMLLNLMNKLSYVDREVRQGVWKREENRGIEIEGKTVGIIGYGTMGKAFAQRLKGFDCNVICYDIKPNVGNENAVQVSLQELQKQTDILSLHTPQTPETYHLINKQLINGFEKPFWFINTARGKSVNTNDLVEALKSGKIKGAGLDVLEYEKSSFENMFSDNELPKAFKYLITADNVLLSPHIAGWTLESKEKLAQIIVDKIKAKF
- a CDS encoding TPM domain-containing protein, with product MNPFKKITTLFLLLFPLLVLAQFNIPEKPSKASEQTSVFDYANLLSATEKQQLEQKLISYADTTSTQIVVAIIPSLQGEYEGELAPKWAHKWGIGQADKDNGVFILLAEKEKKLWIAPGYGLEHLLTAGINGEIIRNFIIPEFKKGDYYAGLDIGTTKLMDLFSGTYKGTRQENRESGGGIPGFFIVLIVIIVLVIASKMGGGKGGNNGGRRGGPDLMDIIILSSLGRGGGGSGGFGGSSGGGGFGGGFGGGFGGGGFSGGGAGGSW
- a CDS encoding TPM domain-containing protein, which produces MSITEDFLSSSEEQEIVAAIVKAEKETSGEIRVHIEEHSDLPVLERAQEVFKMLQMHKTSARNGVLFYIGVKDRHFAIIGDDGIDAVVPYDFWENTKKTVIDHFKANNFKQGIIAGILQSGKQLKHFFPYNGKDDVNELPNEISRG
- a CDS encoding LemA family protein, which produces MKKWLIIGAVIIGLLILFVSPYNGLVRSEEDVKRTWGDVETAYQRRAELIPNLVKTVQGAAEFEKSTLEAVMAARAKATQTTIDPSNITPEKLAEFQQAQSGVSSALSRLLVTVERYPELKTNQNFLKLQDDLVSTENQILTARTRFNEVVTPYNNKVRTFPTVITAKLFGFAEKPYFKSKEGAENAPEVNFDFK
- a CDS encoding MerR family transcriptional regulator — protein: MQIDLPEKRYYSIGEIAKAFDVNASLIRFWEKEFDILKPKKNAKGNRMFTPEDLKNLKTIYHLVKEKGFTLDGAKDFLKNNKKNPLNTIEIIEKLELIKKQLLNIKNEL
- the alaS gene encoding alanine--tRNA ligase, producing MKSQDIRKKFLDFFESKGHLIVPSAPIVLKDDPTLMFNNSGMAQFKEYFLGNATPKSNRIADTQKCLRVSGKHNDLEDVGFDTYHHTMFEMLGNWSFGDYFKKEAIAWAWEFLTEELKIDKDRLYVSVFEGNDAENVPFDQEAWDLWKQYVAEDRIILGNKKDNFWEMGDQGPCGPCSEIHVDLRPDTERNEVSGRSLVNADHPQVVEIWNNVFMEFNRKADGSLEKLPAKHVDTGMGFERLCMAMQNVTSNYDTDVFTPLIAKVEEITGAKYLPNTVTPSEVEEKTNIAIRVIVDHVRAVAFAIADGQLPSNNGAGYVIRRILRRAIRYGFTFLGTKEPFIYQLVDVLSSQMGQFFPEIVSQKDLVKNVIKEEEASFLRTLDQGLHLLDSVIEKTAGKTVEGAKAFELYDTFGFPIDLTALILREKGYELDEAGFDAAMKAQKDRSRAASEISKDDWNVLIEGNVETFEGYDKVENEVKITRIRKVESKKDGTLYQIVLDHTPFYAEGGGQVGDKGVLVSANETIEIIDTKKENNLILHFTKQLPENLQAVFVAKVNTDLRGKSSKNHSATHLLHQALRTILGTHVEQKGSLVAPNYLRFDFSHFAKVTDEELQQIEAFVNARIQEQLPLIERRDIPFKQAIEEGVMALFGEKYGDTVRAIKFGNSMELCGGIHVQNTADIWAFKIVSESAVAAGIRRIEAITGDAVQDFYNNQEATLKEIKEALKNPQDTMKAVYSLQDENAKLKKQVEQLLKEKAKSLKGDLLAEVQEINGVKFLAKQVDLDANGAKDLAYEIGGTANNFFILFGTVADDKPMLTAYVSKEITETKGLNAGQIVRELGKYIQGGGGGQAFFATAGGKNPGGIAEAVANAVNFVN
- a CDS encoding GatB/YqeY domain-containing protein — its product is MSLQTNITTALKEAMKAKDQIALESLRAIKSEILLAQTSGNGAELTETDEIKLLQKLVKQRKDAAAIFVEQGRNDLAAPELAQAKVIEQFLPAQLSEAEVEAVIKTIIAEGNFAGMQSMGQVMGLANTKLAGSADGKTISAIVKKLLTA
- the ftsZ gene encoding cell division protein FtsZ, producing MDQVFENLAFSPDLPKNKSNVIKVIGVGGGGSNAINHMYNQGIKGVDFVVCNTDSQALNNSPVPIKIQLGVTLTEGLGAGANPEVGQQSALESIEEIEQFLDTNTKMVFITAGMGGGTGTGAAPVIAQLAKDRDILTVGIVTIPFQFEGKVRQEQALRGVENLRKNVDSLIVINNNKLREVYGNLGFKAGFSKADEVLATASRGIAEVITHHYTQNIDLKDAKTVLSNSGTAIMGSAEASGENRAKEAIVSALDSPLLNDNKITGAKNVLLLIVSGENEITIDEIGEINDHIQMEAGHNANIIMGVGEDAALGDAISVTIIATGFDVEQQKIIVNANDESKNKIIHHLGEEQKATTDLTGNNAPLFTNAPTPDQPLQNNTGHQAVPKIVYNLDDDTVKQPGSEVEKKTIVQTQLSESVQNVNLTPDNQVETIRQNSEPQNTVKTTDIRNIVVNEPKFVIVKPKQVVKETENVMAEQFSFDLQQQENAFSEQQNEFSFEIQSNEKPVNQAVSEPKEEIIRYDLNDYMEVEEQLLNSKQEVAEPVKEDEALSFTVRTEQPEVSQQRLIIDESSPMETSINDILRERAEERKRKMKEFNHKFNAASTTQINDLEKEPAYKRMGVDLTQDHSSNVSRTSVSSDRNNDIQLRSNNSFLHDNVD